In Sebastes fasciatus isolate fSebFas1 chromosome 24, fSebFas1.pri, whole genome shotgun sequence, the following are encoded in one genomic region:
- the ccnt2b gene encoding cyclin-T2b encodes MLAPSGSGLGVSVCRCLWLCWSVMAVHRGPSTKWIFTREQLDNTPSRRGGIEADRELSYRQQAANLIQDIGQRLNVSQLIINTAIVYMHRFYMIHSFSKFHRNVISQTTLFLAAKVEEQPRKLEHVIKIAHACINPQEPAVDTKSNAFQQQTQELVALETIVLQTLGFEITVDHPHTDVVRCSQLVRASKDLAQTSYFMATNSLHLTTFCLQYRPTVVACVCIHLACKWSNWEIPVSTDSKHWWEYVDRTVTLQLLDELTHEFLQILEKTPSKLKRIRNWRAIQAAKKPKTDGSSGDSAYQGTSLDGLPGVNNSFFPSTSSDSSDMPSLNNIAASYASYQPMSDPSKDCGYDHFSEPHLSDFTLVKHEPKAAGGSGGKNQQLGTNDAATAAAATFARPQKVLTLEKYRAKHAADLASQNGVKEESSTDMYPPPPALSSHHHKKRSQPQQGDGKREKSSKKARSLAENGSATSEELKMRIKVSSERHGGSEPALPGKDKHKEHHRHSKHHLHPNRGTIENASLSIRAPDVGSSGSSRKRPHSDAGNHNHNHHHHSSKSGRSSKGGLGSSHYSSEGGQRMMEHHDGTNGMLTANGQHTDYKDTFDMLDSLLSAQGMNL; translated from the exons ATGCTAGCACCGTCGGGGTCGGGTCTCGGTGTCTCGGTGTGTCGGTGTCTGTGGTTGTGCTGGAGCGTCATGGCGGTGCACCGGGGACCCTCTACGAAGTGGATCTTCACCCGGGAGCAGCTCGACAACACGCCGTCTCGCCGCGGAGGCATCGAGGCCGACAGGGAGCTCTCCTACCGGCAGCAGGCCGCCAACCTCATCCAGGACATCGGCCAGAGACTCAACGT GTCTCAACTGATTATCAACACTGCTATAGTATATATGCATAGGTTTTATATGATCCACTCCTTCAGCAAATTCCATAGAAAT GTCATCTCTCAGACTACGTTGTTCCTGGCAGCTAAAGTTGAGGAGCAGCCCAGAAAGCTGGAGCATGTCATTAAAATAGCCCACGCCTGCATTAACCCACAAGAGCCTGCCGTAGACACCAAGAGCAAC GCATTCCAGCAGCAGACACAAGAGCTCGTAGCACTGGAAACAATAGTGCTGCAAACGCTGG GTTTTGAAATAACAGTTGATCATCCACACACAGATGTTGTGAGGTGTTCCCAGCTAGTGAGAG cAAGCAAGGATTTGGCACAGACTTCCTATTTCATGGCTACCAACAG TTTGCACCTCACCACCTTCTGCCTGCAGTACAGGCCCACGGTCGTGGCGTGCGTCTGCATCCACCTGGCCTGCAAGTGGTCCAACTGGGAGATCCCCGTGTCGACGGATAGCAAACACTGGTGGGAGTACGTGGACCGCACCGTAACGCTACAGCTGCTGGATG AGCTCACACATGAGTTTCTTCAGATCCTGGAGAAGACGCCCAGCAAACTGAAGAGGATACGAAACTGGAGG GCTATTCAAGCTGCTAAGAAGCCAAAGACGGACGGCTCCTCGGGTGATAGTGCCTATCAGGGGACGTCTTTAGATGGCCTCCCTGGTGTCAACAACTCCTTCTTCCCCTCCACCTCATCGGACTCTTCAGACATGCCCTCCCTCAACAACATCGCAGCCTCCTACGCCTCCTACCAGCCGATGAGCGACCCGTCGAAGGACTGCGGCTACGACCACTTCTCCGAGCCCCACCTCTCCGACTTCACGCTGGTGAAACACGAACCCAAAGCTGCAGGCGGGTCTGGCGGCAAAAACCAGCAGCTCGGCACGAACGACGCCGCcactgccgccgccgccacttTTGCGCGGCCGCAGAAAGTCTTGACTCTGGAAAAGTACCGAGCGAAACACGCGGCGGACTTGGCCTCGCAGAACGGCGTGAAGGAGGAGTCGAGCACGGACATGTACCCGCCGCCGCCGGCTCTCTCTTCGCACCACCACAAGAAGCGCTCTCAGCCGCAGCAGGGCGACGgcaagagagagaagagcagcAAAAAGGCTCGCTCTCTCGCCGAGAACGGCTCCGCCACGAGCGAGGAGCTCAAGATGAGAATCAAAGTTTCATCAGAGCGCCACGGAGGCTCGGAGCCGGCTCTGCCGGGTAAAGACAAGCACAAAGAGCACCACCGTCACTCTAAACACCACTTGCACCCAAACAGAGGGACAATAGAGAACGCCTCCTTGTCCATACGAGCCCCCGACGTCGGCTCCTCCGGCTCCTCTCGCAAGAGGCCCCACTCGGACGCCGGGAATCACaaccacaaccaccaccaccactcgtCCAAGAGCGGCCGCAGCTCCAAAGGAGGCCTCGGCTCGTCCCACTACTCGTCGGAGGGCGGCCAACGGATGATGGAGCACCACGACGGCACCAACGGCATGCTGACCGCCAACGGCCAACACACCGACTACAAAGACACTTTTGACATGCTGGACTCTTTACTAAGTGCCCAAGGAATGAACTTGTAA